TGAAGGGTCTCATTCTATAGACCTAAAGGCAGGGTGTCAAGAATTCGTGGAACTAATGTAAAGCCAATTTAGAAATGTCACCTTTCTACCAAAGTAAAGATAACGTACGATATCTTTCGCACATTTAGAAAAAGAGAGGAGGACTCTTGTCCTCCTCTCTTTAAACAACACCAGACATCACCTCGAATTACTTACAATTTAATTTAAAAGTGACATCATCAAAATCTGCCTCATTCTTATCGTTCTTACCCATAGCAGTACTGCGCTTCAACCATACCCTTGCCTTAACAACTTTCGCTGCTGTTGTAGAACTGGGGGTATAAGACTTCTCGACAAGCGTCCAACTTGTTGCCTTTGAAACTGCCGTTTGGAAATAAGCGACCACCTTACTCGAGCTGTCTTTGAGTTCAACCCGCGCATAGGGAAACCCTTCTGAAACAGTTCCATCCTTACAACGCATTTGAGCACTTAAAGAATAGGTTGTTGTCCCAGCAGGAATCGTTACATCCTGGTAGAAATAATCCCCTTCTACGTCTAGATAGAAGTAGCGATCCCCTGTGCTTGTTCCATCAGCTTCGATTCCAATATTACCCCCATAAGAGACCCAACTCGTATCTGCTTGATCAGCTCCACCATTTTGAATGACATTAGTACACCATGAAAAAATCAGGTAGGACTTACCTGCATAAGATCCTCCCTCATCATTGCCATACGCCCCAATTAAGAGATCTGGTCTCCCATCTCCATTCACGTCTCCTGCACTGGAGACAGAATGACCACTGTCATCATTTTCATTTTCTCCAATAAACGCATAATCCGCTAAAGAAAGATCAATGGTCTTTGAGCTTCCGAGACTCTTTGCCAAGATCAAATACGTCTTACCTGCAAGAGATCCTCCCTCATCATTTCCATACGCCCCAATCAAGAGATCTGGTCTCCCATCTCCATCCACGTCTCCCGCACCAGAGACAGAAATACCGCTATAATCATATGCATTTTCTCCAACAAACGCATAATCCGCTAAAGAAAGATCAATGGTCTTTGAGCTTCCGAGACTCTTTGCCAAAATCAAATACGTCTTACCTGCAAGAGATCCTCCCTCATCATTGCCATGCGCCCCAATCAAGAGATCTGATTTCCCGTCTCCATCCACGTCTCCTGCACTGGAAACAGATCGACCACTGTAATCATCTGCATTTTCTCCAATAAACGTATAATCCGCTAAAGAAAGATCAATGGTCTTTGAGCTTCCGAGGCTCTTTGCCAAGATCAAATACGTTTTACCTGCAAGAGATCCTCCCTCATCATTTCCATACGCCTCAATCAAGATATCCGCTTTCCCATCTCCGTCCACGTCTCCTGCACTAGAGAG
This sequence is a window from Chlamydiota bacterium. Protein-coding genes within it:
- a CDS encoding FG-GAP repeat protein; the protein is AKSLGSSNTIDLSLADYAFIGENEDDQSGGSVSGAGDVDGDGKSDLLIGAYGNDAGGPNAGKTYLILAKSLGSSKTIDLSLADYAFIGENENDLSGYSLSDAGDVDGDGKADILIGAFENSEGGYDAGKTYLILAKSLGSSKTIDLSLADYTFIGENKNDYSGYSLSSAGDVDGDGKADILIEAYGNDEGGSLAGKTYLILAKSLGSSKTIDLSLADYTFIGENADDYSGRSVSSAGDVDGDGKSDLLIGAHGNDEGGSLAGKTYLILAKSLGSSKTIDLSLADYAFVGENAYDYSGISVSGAGDVDGDGRPDLLIGAYGNDEGGSLAGKTYLILAKSLGSSKTIDLSLADYAFIGENENDDSGHSVSSAGDVNGDGRPDLLIGAYGNDEGGSYAGKSYLIFSWCTNVIQNGGADQADTSWVSYGGNIGIEADGTSTGDRYFYLDVEGDYFYQDVTIPAGTTTYSLSAQMRCKDGTVSEGFPYARVELKDSSSKVVAYFQTAVSKATSWTLVEKSYTPSSTTAAKVVKARVWLKRSTAMGKNDKNEADFDDVTFKLNCK